From a single Streptomyces misionensis genomic region:
- a CDS encoding nucleotidyltransferase domain-containing protein: MNVTPQRLAEAGDFLDRVTRWAARREDIAGLLLVGSYARGAARPDSDVDLVLLTTDPAYYFADAWAGELALGDAVRTRAWGPVTERRYALPSGLEIEFGIGTPDWARTDPVDPGTRRVVTDGARVLHDPGGVLAALLASCRP, encoded by the coding sequence ATGAACGTCACACCCCAGCGCCTCGCGGAGGCAGGTGACTTCCTCGACCGCGTCACCCGGTGGGCCGCACGCCGCGAGGACATCGCCGGCCTGCTCCTGGTCGGCTCCTACGCCCGCGGTGCCGCACGCCCCGACTCGGACGTCGACCTCGTCCTGCTGACGACGGACCCCGCGTACTACTTCGCCGACGCCTGGGCCGGGGAACTCGCCCTCGGCGACGCCGTGCGCACCCGGGCCTGGGGCCCGGTCACCGAACGCCGCTACGCCCTGCCCTCCGGCCTGGAGATCGAGTTCGGCATCGGCACCCCCGACTGGGCGCGGACCGACCCCGTCGACCCCGGCACCCGCCGCGTCGTCACCGACGGCGCCCGTGTGCTGCACGACCCCGGGGGCGTCCTCGCCGCGCTGCTCGCGAGCTGCCGTCCGTGA
- a CDS encoding carbohydrate ABC transporter permease: MTRKPPQAATAPPPGTPRASRTRGKRQLLTRRDRLVLALMAGVPTVLHVALVWVTALASIALAFTTWDGIGFDSISWVGLDNFRQLFADNPQFWPAVEHNVVWFAVLILIPTPLGLFLAVQLDKRIRFSRVYQTAFFLPVVISMACIGFVWQLVYNPDTGLINSIIGANKPGHYIDWIGDPHLNLWAVLIAASWRHTGYMMILYLAGLKSVDPSLREAAALDGANEWQAFRNVVFPTLRPTNTVVLVVTIIESLRAFDLVFVFNKGAQGTELLSILVTDNIIGESSRIGYGSAIAVVLLVVSLAVIIPYLIATFRKERRA, encoded by the coding sequence ATGACGAGGAAGCCGCCGCAGGCGGCCACCGCGCCGCCTCCCGGCACCCCGCGCGCGAGCCGCACGAGGGGGAAGCGGCAGTTGTTGACCCGCCGGGACCGGCTCGTCCTGGCCCTGATGGCGGGCGTGCCCACCGTGCTGCACGTGGCCCTCGTCTGGGTCACCGCGCTCGCCTCCATCGCCCTCGCCTTCACCACCTGGGACGGCATCGGGTTCGACTCGATCAGCTGGGTGGGCCTGGACAACTTCCGCCAACTCTTCGCGGACAATCCGCAGTTCTGGCCGGCCGTCGAGCACAACGTCGTCTGGTTCGCCGTCCTCATCCTGATCCCCACACCGCTCGGCCTGTTCCTCGCCGTGCAGCTGGACAAGCGGATCCGGTTCAGCCGCGTCTACCAGACCGCGTTCTTCCTGCCGGTCGTCATCTCCATGGCGTGCATCGGTTTCGTCTGGCAGCTGGTCTACAACCCCGACACCGGGCTGATCAACAGCATCATCGGGGCGAACAAGCCCGGCCACTACATCGACTGGATCGGCGACCCGCACCTGAATCTGTGGGCCGTCCTGATCGCCGCGTCCTGGCGGCACACCGGCTACATGATGATCCTGTACCTGGCCGGGCTGAAGAGCGTCGACCCGTCGCTGCGCGAGGCCGCCGCGCTGGACGGCGCGAACGAGTGGCAGGCGTTCAGGAACGTCGTCTTCCCCACCCTGCGGCCGACCAACACGGTCGTCCTCGTCGTCACCATCATCGAGTCGCTGCGCGCCTTCGACCTGGTCTTCGTCTTCAACAAGGGCGCGCAGGGCACCGAGTTGCTGTCGATCCTGGTGACCGACAACATCATCGGCGAGTCCAGCCGCATCGGGTACGGCTCCGCGATCGCCGTCGTCCTGCTGGTCGTCTCCCTCGCCGTGATCATCCCGTATCTGATCGCCACCTTCCGCAAGGAGCGCCGGGCATGA
- a CDS encoding substrate-binding domain-containing protein translates to MDRSSRPGPHRLVPLVAVAAAAALALTGCSSGHGGKKAEQAAANTSAGKANTPRMTVALVTHQAPGDTFWDTVRKGAEAAAAKDNIKLVYSADPNAGNQANLVQNAVDQKVDGIAVTLAKPDAMKSVLGRAERAGIPVVGLNSGLADWRKLGLTEFFGQDESVAGEAFGDKLNTTGAKKVVCVIHEQGNVGLTQRCDGVRKTFKGTTETLYVNGTDMPSVRATITAKLKQDTAIDTVVTLGAPFAATAAQSVGDAGGKAKVATFDLNKDLVKAVQNGSVEFAVDQQPYLQGYLAVDSLWLYKYNGNYSGGGVQPVLTGPAFVDRSNVDKIAGFAAKGTR, encoded by the coding sequence ATGGACCGCTCTTCCCGTCCGGGCCCCCACAGGCTGGTTCCGCTGGTGGCCGTGGCCGCCGCGGCGGCGCTGGCCCTCACCGGCTGCTCCAGCGGCCACGGTGGCAAGAAGGCCGAACAGGCCGCCGCGAACACCTCCGCGGGCAAGGCGAACACCCCCCGGATGACCGTCGCCCTGGTCACGCACCAGGCGCCCGGCGACACCTTCTGGGACACCGTGCGCAAGGGCGCCGAGGCCGCGGCGGCCAAGGACAACATCAAGCTCGTCTACTCGGCCGACCCGAACGCGGGCAACCAGGCGAACCTGGTCCAGAACGCGGTCGACCAGAAGGTCGACGGCATCGCCGTCACCCTGGCCAAGCCCGACGCGATGAAGAGCGTGCTCGGCAGGGCGGAGCGCGCCGGCATACCGGTGGTGGGCCTCAACTCCGGGCTCGCGGACTGGCGCAAGCTCGGGCTGACGGAGTTCTTCGGGCAGGACGAGAGCGTGGCCGGCGAGGCGTTCGGCGACAAGCTGAACACCACGGGTGCCAAGAAGGTCGTCTGCGTGATCCACGAGCAGGGCAACGTGGGCCTCACCCAGCGCTGCGACGGGGTGAGGAAGACCTTCAAGGGCACCACCGAGACGCTGTACGTCAACGGCACCGACATGCCCTCCGTGCGGGCCACCATCACGGCGAAACTGAAGCAGGACACCGCCATCGACACCGTCGTCACCCTCGGCGCCCCGTTCGCCGCGACCGCGGCGCAGTCGGTCGGCGACGCAGGCGGCAAGGCGAAGGTCGCGACGTTCGACCTCAACAAAGACCTGGTCAAGGCCGTGCAGAACGGCAGCGTCGAGTTCGCCGTCGACCAGCAGCCCTATCTCCAGGGCTATCTGGCGGTCGACTCGCTCTGGCTCTACAAGTACAACGGCAACTACAGCGGCGGCGGCGTCCAGCCGGTCCTCACCGGCCCGGCGTTCGTCGACAGGTCCAACGTGGACAAGATCGCCGGGTTCGCCGCGAAGGGGACGCGGTGA
- a CDS encoding ABC transporter permease, with translation MTGPGTVGAPPAPGPRAADGRTARRPPALRLLARPEVGVFLGAAAILVFFLIAAPSVRQGGSMATVLYQSSTIGIMALPVALLMIGGEFDLSSGVAVITSALTTSMLCYQLTLNLWTGVIAALVLSLAVGAFNGWMVVRTGLPSFLVTLGTFLILQGVNLAVTKLVTGNVATDDISDMDGFGQAKKIFASSFDVGGVQVKITVVWWLVYAALATWVLLRTKYGNWVFAVGGDQDSARAVGVPVRFTKITLFMLVGFGAWFTGMHNLFSFNTVQSGEGVGNELIYIAAAVIGGCLLTGGYGSAIGPLFGAFMFGMVNQGIVYAGWNPDWFKAFLGVMLLGAVLINLWVRRTATRR, from the coding sequence GTGACGGGCCCGGGGACCGTCGGCGCACCGCCGGCACCCGGCCCCCGGGCGGCGGACGGCCGCACCGCACGCCGCCCGCCGGCGCTGCGGCTGCTGGCCCGGCCCGAGGTGGGCGTCTTCCTCGGCGCCGCCGCCATCCTGGTCTTCTTCCTGATCGCCGCGCCGTCGGTCCGCCAGGGCGGCTCGATGGCCACGGTCCTCTACCAGTCCTCCACCATCGGCATCATGGCACTGCCGGTCGCCCTGCTGATGATCGGCGGCGAGTTCGACCTGTCGTCCGGCGTCGCCGTGATCACCTCGGCGCTCACCACGAGCATGCTCTGCTACCAGCTGACCCTGAACCTGTGGACCGGGGTGATCGCCGCCCTGGTCCTCTCGCTCGCCGTCGGCGCCTTCAACGGCTGGATGGTGGTCAGGACCGGGCTGCCCAGCTTCCTGGTCACCCTCGGCACCTTCCTGATCCTCCAGGGCGTGAACCTCGCCGTCACCAAGCTGGTCACCGGCAACGTCGCCACCGACGACATCAGCGACATGGACGGCTTCGGCCAGGCGAAGAAGATCTTCGCGTCCTCCTTCGACGTCGGCGGCGTCCAGGTGAAGATCACCGTGGTGTGGTGGCTGGTCTACGCCGCGCTCGCCACCTGGGTGCTGCTGCGCACCAAGTACGGCAACTGGGTCTTCGCCGTCGGCGGCGACCAGGACAGCGCCCGCGCGGTCGGCGTCCCGGTGCGGTTCACCAAGATCACCCTGTTCATGCTGGTCGGCTTCGGCGCCTGGTTCACCGGCATGCACAACCTGTTCTCCTTCAACACCGTGCAGTCCGGCGAGGGCGTCGGCAACGAGCTGATCTACATCGCCGCCGCCGTCATCGGCGGCTGCCTGCTCACCGGCGGCTACGGCTCCGCGATCGGCCCGCTCTTCGGCGCCTTCATGTTCGGCATGGTCAACCAGGGCATCGTCTACGCCGGCTGGAACCCCGACTGGTTCAAGGCCTTCCTCGGCGTGATGCTGCTCGGCGCCGTCCTGATCAATCTGTGGGTCCGGCGCACGGCGACGCGGAGGTAA
- a CDS encoding sugar phosphate isomerase/epimerase family protein, whose product MPHVLDRIRVGSAPDSWGVWFPDDPRQVPWDRFLDEVAEAGYEWIELGPYGYLPTDPARLAEEVDRRGLKVSAGTVFTGLHRGPGVWADTWAHVGRVAALTRAMGARHLVVIPSFWRDDKTAEILEPPELTAEQWGHLARGMERLGREVKETYGLDIVVHPHADTHIDTEAHVARFLDATDPALVGLCLDTGHYAYCGGDSVRLIETYGERLGYLHLKQVDPAVLADVVARGLPFGPAVQRGVMCEPPHGVPDLGPVLEAAQKLGVDLFAIVEQDMYPCEPDRPLPIAERTRRFLRSCGA is encoded by the coding sequence ATGCCCCACGTCCTCGACCGCATCCGGGTCGGCTCCGCCCCCGACTCCTGGGGCGTCTGGTTCCCGGACGACCCCCGGCAGGTGCCCTGGGACCGCTTCCTGGACGAGGTCGCCGAGGCCGGGTACGAGTGGATCGAACTCGGCCCCTACGGCTATCTGCCCACCGACCCCGCCCGGCTCGCCGAGGAGGTGGACCGCCGGGGCCTGAAGGTCTCCGCGGGCACCGTCTTCACCGGACTGCACCGCGGCCCCGGTGTCTGGGCCGACACCTGGGCGCACGTCGGCCGGGTCGCCGCCCTCACCCGGGCGATGGGCGCCCGGCACCTGGTGGTGATCCCGTCCTTCTGGCGGGACGACAAGACCGCCGAGATCCTGGAGCCGCCCGAGCTGACCGCCGAACAGTGGGGCCACCTCGCCCGGGGCATGGAGCGCCTGGGCCGCGAGGTGAAGGAGACGTACGGCCTCGACATCGTGGTCCACCCGCACGCCGACACGCACATCGACACCGAGGCGCACGTCGCGCGCTTCCTCGACGCCACCGACCCGGCGCTGGTCGGCCTCTGCCTGGACACCGGGCACTACGCTTACTGCGGCGGCGACAGCGTCCGGCTGATCGAGACCTACGGCGAGCGCCTCGGCTATCTGCACCTCAAGCAGGTCGACCCCGCGGTCCTCGCCGACGTCGTCGCCCGGGGACTGCCCTTCGGGCCCGCCGTCCAGCGCGGTGTCATGTGCGAACCGCCGCACGGCGTACCGGACCTGGGCCCCGTCCTGGAGGCGGCCCAGAAGCTGGGCGTGGACCTGTTCGCCATCGTGGAGCAGGACATGTACCCCTGCGAACCGGACCGGCCCCTGCCGATCGCGGAACGGACCCGGCGCTTCCTGCGGTCGTGCGGGGCATGA
- a CDS encoding CU044_5270 family protein: MTDGTAARNRPDDRDEIARLLPAPADRDLTREQHLRHKELLMQHIDHDRAASTAAAGPAGRTPRRRPVLVASATALALAGALTAGIAMTGTDGRTHGGTTTAVADTRPAAALLHRISAAAARHDTLTVRDDQFVYTREKIREADVTSGKAVVGPLKDDETWLAQEPGPLHRLGLSRVDGETLPLNAELGDTEGTPAGFGRPTYHWLGSLPTDPGRLLDYLYAKTPEVERRQRDQAVFEQIGSLLGGMMPPRTAAALYRAAAEIPGVRRTSEARDVIGRQGLGIVRDDTRYGVRTEWVFDPKDYSFLGARTFLIRDTSYGKAGTLLSGTAELAHAVVDKAGLRPAEADGTRTA; the protein is encoded by the coding sequence ATGACCGACGGCACCGCTGCCCGGAACCGGCCCGACGACCGCGACGAGATCGCCCGTCTGCTGCCGGCCCCGGCCGACCGGGACCTCACGCGCGAGCAGCACCTACGGCACAAGGAACTGCTCATGCAGCACATCGACCACGACCGCGCCGCGTCCACCGCGGCCGCCGGGCCCGCCGGGCGCACCCCGCGGCGCAGGCCCGTACTCGTCGCGTCGGCGACCGCGCTGGCCCTGGCCGGCGCGCTGACCGCGGGCATCGCCATGACCGGCACCGACGGGCGGACCCACGGCGGTACCACGACGGCGGTCGCGGACACGCGGCCCGCCGCGGCCCTGCTGCACCGGATCTCCGCCGCCGCGGCACGGCACGACACGCTCACCGTGCGGGACGACCAGTTCGTGTACACCCGGGAGAAGATCCGCGAGGCCGACGTGACCAGCGGCAAGGCCGTCGTCGGCCCGCTGAAGGACGACGAGACGTGGCTGGCGCAGGAGCCCGGACCGCTGCACAGGCTCGGACTGTCCCGGGTCGACGGCGAGACCCTGCCCCTCAACGCCGAACTGGGCGACACCGAAGGCACCCCGGCCGGCTTCGGCCGCCCCACCTACCACTGGCTCGGCTCGCTGCCCACCGACCCCGGACGGCTGCTCGACTACCTGTACGCCAAGACGCCCGAGGTCGAGCGACGCCAGCGCGACCAGGCGGTCTTCGAGCAGATCGGCAGCCTGCTCGGCGGGATGATGCCGCCCCGCACGGCCGCCGCCCTCTACCGGGCCGCCGCCGAGATCCCCGGCGTCCGCCGAACCTCCGAGGCACGCGACGTGATCGGCCGGCAGGGCCTCGGCATCGTCCGCGACGACACGCGCTACGGCGTACGCACCGAGTGGGTCTTCGACCCGAAGGACTACTCCTTCCTCGGCGCCCGCACCTTCTTGATCAGGGACACGTCGTACGGGAAGGCCGGCACCCTGCTGTCCGGCACGGCCGAACTGGCCCACGCCGTCGTCGACAAGGCGGGCCTCAGGCCCGCCGAGGCGGACGGTACGCGGACCGCCTGA
- a CDS encoding ATP-binding cassette domain-containing protein, with translation MNDNAAGTHGAVLPDAPAGDAPLVELRGAGKSYGNVRALHGVDLTVRAGRVTCVLGDNGAGKSTLIKIISGLHRHTEGDFLVDGRPVRFGTPREALDRGIAAVYQDLATVPLMPVWRNFFLGSELTKGPWPLRRLDIARMKETADRELRRMGIVLDDLEQPIGTLSGGQRQCVAIARAVHFGARVLILDEPTAALGVKQSGVVLKYIAAARERGLGVVLITHNPHHAYLVGDHFGVLRLGTLELSADRGEITLEELTDHMAGGAELAALKHELAQVRDVGTDGPPERPDPADTSPEGNP, from the coding sequence ATGAACGACAACGCGGCCGGCACCCACGGCGCCGTCCTGCCCGACGCCCCCGCCGGGGACGCGCCCCTGGTCGAACTGCGCGGGGCGGGGAAGTCGTACGGCAACGTCCGCGCCCTGCACGGCGTCGACCTCACGGTACGGGCCGGCCGGGTCACCTGCGTGCTCGGCGACAACGGCGCCGGCAAGTCCACTCTCATCAAGATCATCTCCGGGCTGCACCGGCACACCGAGGGCGACTTCCTGGTCGACGGCCGCCCGGTGCGCTTCGGCACCCCGCGCGAGGCCCTGGACCGGGGCATCGCGGCGGTCTACCAGGACCTGGCGACCGTGCCCCTGATGCCGGTGTGGCGCAACTTCTTCCTCGGCTCCGAACTGACCAAGGGCCCCTGGCCGCTGCGCCGGCTGGACATCGCCCGCATGAAGGAGACCGCCGACCGGGAACTGCGCCGCATGGGCATCGTCCTGGACGACCTGGAACAGCCCATCGGCACCCTCTCCGGCGGCCAGCGCCAGTGCGTGGCCATCGCCCGCGCCGTCCACTTCGGCGCCCGGGTCCTCATCCTGGACGAGCCGACCGCCGCCCTCGGAGTCAAGCAGTCCGGGGTGGTGCTGAAGTACATCGCCGCCGCCCGCGAGCGCGGCCTCGGCGTCGTCCTCATCACCCACAACCCCCACCACGCCTATCTGGTCGGCGACCACTTCGGCGTGCTGCGCCTCGGCACCCTGGAACTGTCCGCCGACCGCGGCGAGATCACCCTCGAAGAGCTGACCGACCACATGGCGGGCGGGGCCGAACTGGCCGCCCTCAAGCACGAGTTGGCACAGGTACGCGACGTGGGGACCGACGGGCCCCCCGAACGGCCGGACCCCGCCGACACCTCCCCCGAAGGGAACCCCTGA
- a CDS encoding ABC transporter substrate-binding protein, translated as MRPSHPGPSVPSPSRRSLLRGAGSAALLAGAGTPLLAACGGSGSAADPKTVTVGSNASDAVPKKAFESVYAAFRKQSGITVRVNTKDHNTFQEQINSYLQGTPDDVFNWFAGYRMQFFAAKKLAAPIDDVWARIGDNFPDAMKKLSKGEDGTYYFVPMTTYPWAVFYRRSVFSRYGYEIPATWDQFVALCKRMKKDGLVPIAFGDKDAWPAMGTFDQIDFRLNGYDFHVRLMAGKASWTDPRVRAVFDHWAELLPYHQDGFMGRTWQDAAQSLAARKAGMYLLGSFVAQQFTDKTALDDLDFFPFPQIDPAHGLETVEAPTDGFMVSRSPKNHAGVVKLLEYLGTPAAEELYLRTDSSVVAASGKADTSAYSPLQKKAFAMISGAKNLTQFMDRDSRPDFTSTVMQPGLQKFLQNPKGVDGLLASIERQKKTIFASS; from the coding sequence ATGCGTCCGTCCCACCCCGGTCCGTCCGTCCCGTCTCCCAGCCGTCGCTCCCTGCTGCGCGGTGCGGGCTCCGCCGCACTGCTCGCCGGGGCCGGCACCCCGCTGCTCGCCGCCTGCGGCGGCAGCGGTTCCGCCGCCGACCCGAAGACGGTCACCGTCGGCTCCAACGCCTCCGACGCCGTGCCGAAGAAGGCCTTCGAAAGCGTCTACGCGGCCTTCCGGAAGCAGTCCGGGATCACCGTCCGGGTGAACACCAAGGACCACAACACCTTCCAGGAGCAGATCAACTCCTACCTCCAGGGCACCCCCGACGACGTGTTCAACTGGTTCGCCGGGTACCGCATGCAGTTCTTCGCCGCGAAGAAACTGGCCGCGCCGATCGACGACGTGTGGGCGCGCATCGGGGACAACTTCCCCGACGCCATGAAGAAGCTGAGCAAGGGCGAGGACGGCACGTACTACTTCGTGCCGATGACCACCTATCCATGGGCGGTCTTCTACCGAAGAAGCGTCTTCAGCCGGTACGGGTACGAGATCCCCGCCACCTGGGACCAGTTCGTCGCCCTGTGCAAGCGGATGAAGAAGGACGGCCTCGTCCCGATCGCCTTCGGGGACAAGGACGCCTGGCCCGCGATGGGCACCTTCGACCAGATCGACTTCCGGCTCAACGGCTACGACTTCCACGTGCGGCTGATGGCGGGCAAGGCGTCCTGGACCGACCCGAGGGTCAGGGCCGTCTTCGACCACTGGGCCGAGCTGCTCCCCTACCACCAGGACGGCTTCATGGGCCGTACGTGGCAGGACGCGGCCCAGTCGCTGGCCGCCCGGAAGGCCGGCATGTACCTCCTCGGCTCCTTCGTGGCCCAGCAGTTCACCGACAAGACCGCCCTGGACGACCTGGACTTCTTCCCGTTCCCGCAGATCGACCCCGCGCACGGCCTGGAGACGGTGGAGGCACCCACCGACGGCTTCATGGTGAGCAGGTCCCCGAAGAACCACGCGGGCGTGGTGAAACTGCTGGAGTACCTCGGCACCCCGGCCGCCGAAGAGCTGTACCTCAGGACCGACTCCAGCGTGGTGGCCGCCTCCGGCAAGGCCGACACGTCCGCCTACTCGCCGTTGCAGAAGAAGGCGTTCGCGATGATCAGCGGCGCCAAGAACCTCACCCAGTTCATGGACCGCGACTCCCGGCCCGACTTCACCTCCACGGTGATGCAGCCAGGACTGCAGAAGTTCCTGCAGAATCCCAAGGGCGTGGACGGCCTGCTGGCGTCCATCGAGCGCCAGAAGAAGACGATCTTCGCGTCCTCGTGA
- a CDS encoding RNA polymerase sigma factor, with amino-acid sequence MNKSDNDTRRRVREGDREAFAQLYEDFARAVYNHALRLTGDWSTAEEVMSETFLTAWRSRDRVQEEGGSLLPWLLGIATHKADNARRGARRRQLFLARQSPGAVEDFAARTAGRIDDARRLHAVQAALGRLRRPEREVLVLCVWSGLDYQETAEALGIPVGTVRSRLSRARKKLARLADESGREPRVRRGETTSAAALAALPVREELT; translated from the coding sequence GTGAACAAGTCAGACAACGACACGCGCCGCCGCGTGCGCGAGGGGGACCGCGAGGCGTTCGCCCAGCTCTACGAGGATTTCGCCCGGGCCGTGTACAACCACGCGCTGCGGCTGACCGGTGACTGGTCGACGGCCGAGGAGGTCATGTCCGAGACCTTCCTGACCGCGTGGCGCTCGCGTGACCGGGTCCAGGAGGAGGGCGGCTCGCTGCTGCCCTGGCTGCTGGGCATCGCCACCCACAAGGCGGACAACGCGCGCCGTGGCGCCCGGCGGCGGCAGCTGTTCCTGGCGCGCCAGTCCCCGGGCGCGGTGGAGGACTTCGCCGCCCGGACGGCCGGGCGGATCGACGACGCGCGCCGGCTGCACGCCGTCCAGGCCGCGCTGGGCAGGCTGCGGCGGCCGGAACGGGAGGTGCTGGTCCTGTGCGTGTGGTCGGGCCTGGACTACCAGGAGACGGCCGAGGCGCTGGGCATCCCGGTCGGCACGGTGCGGTCCCGGCTGTCGCGCGCCCGCAAGAAGCTCGCCCGGCTCGCCGACGAAAGCGGCCGGGAACCACGCGTCCGCCGCGGAGAGACAACCAGTGCGGCCGCGCTCGCGGCCCTGCCCGTGCGGGAGGAACTCACATGA
- a CDS encoding carbohydrate ABC transporter permease — protein MSASTLPQGRRAPVRPARVVLHVFLAGTALAWLAPLLWAVFSALRPYAETSAKGYVSWPDRLTFENFTNAFRQSDMLHYFGNTLVIAVPAVLLTLFLSSCVAFYVSRFDFRLNLALLLVFTAGNLLPQQVIITPLYRLYLLTNLPGITASGKLYDSALGLVLIHVAFQSGFCAFVLSNYMRSLPHELTEAALVDGASVWRLYWQITLPLCKPAMAALATLLSIWIYNDFFWALVLISTGANMPVTSALNNLSGQYFTDPNLVAAGSLLTAIPTLAVYFALQRQFVSGLTLGSNKG, from the coding sequence ATGAGCGCCTCCACCCTCCCGCAGGGGCGCCGCGCCCCCGTCCGCCCGGCCCGGGTGGTGCTGCACGTCTTCCTCGCCGGCACGGCGCTGGCGTGGCTGGCACCGCTGCTGTGGGCCGTCTTCTCGGCGCTGCGGCCCTACGCCGAGACCAGCGCCAAGGGCTATGTGTCCTGGCCGGACCGGCTGACCTTCGAGAACTTCACCAACGCCTTCCGGCAGTCGGACATGCTGCACTACTTCGGCAACACCCTGGTGATCGCCGTACCGGCCGTGCTGCTCACGCTGTTCCTGTCCTCCTGCGTGGCCTTCTACGTCAGCCGCTTCGACTTCCGGCTCAACCTCGCCCTGCTGCTGGTCTTCACGGCCGGCAACCTCCTGCCGCAGCAGGTGATCATCACCCCGCTGTACCGGCTGTACCTGCTGACAAACCTGCCGGGCATCACCGCGAGCGGCAAGCTGTACGACTCGGCGCTCGGCCTCGTGCTGATCCACGTGGCGTTCCAGTCGGGGTTCTGCGCCTTCGTGCTGAGCAACTACATGCGCTCGCTGCCGCACGAGCTGACCGAGGCCGCGCTGGTCGACGGGGCCTCCGTGTGGCGGCTGTACTGGCAGATCACGCTGCCGCTGTGCAAACCCGCGATGGCGGCGCTCGCGACCCTGCTGTCCATCTGGATCTACAACGACTTCTTCTGGGCCCTCGTACTGATCTCGACCGGCGCGAACATGCCGGTCACCTCGGCCCTGAACAACCTCTCCGGCCAGTACTTCACCGATCCGAACCTGGTCGCCGCCGGCTCCCTGCTGACCGCGATCCCGACCCTGGCCGTGTACTTCGCGCTCCAGCGGCAGTTCGTCAGCGGGCTGACGCTCGGCTCGAACAAGGGGTGA